Proteins encoded within one genomic window of Actinoplanes octamycinicus:
- a CDS encoding putative quinol monooxygenase, whose amino-acid sequence MRVLAQAVHYPKPEHRDDLVAAMDRMREASAGVPGLEQIGGFEDADGGRIIAISIWSSMAEFQAGMATLGGAIADVPFAEWERQQHTLEAFPQVA is encoded by the coding sequence GTGCGTGTTCTCGCCCAGGCGGTGCACTACCCGAAACCCGAGCACCGCGACGACCTGGTCGCCGCGATGGACCGGATGCGCGAGGCGTCCGCCGGGGTGCCCGGGTTGGAGCAGATCGGCGGTTTCGAGGACGCCGACGGCGGCCGGATCATCGCCATCTCGATCTGGTCCTCGATGGCGGAGTTCCAGGCCGGCATGGCGACCCTGGGTGGCGCGATCGCCGACGTGCCGTTCGCCGAGTGGGAGCGCCAGCAGCACACCCTGGAGGCGTTCCCGCAGGTCGCCTGA
- a CDS encoding ABC transporter ATP-binding protein, which yields MAAISMRNIVKRYGDGYQAVDNVSLDIADGEFVILVGPSGCGKSTLLRMIVGLEDITSGDMMIGDVRVNQKAPRDRNLAMVFQNYALYPHLTVFENIAFPMRLKNTPDSEVRERVQKAADLLQLGEHLDRKPANLSGGQRQRVAMGRAIVRDADAFLFDEPLSNLDAKLRGQMRTEIARMQKRLGTTTVYVTHDQTEAMTLGDRIAVLRRGVLQQVGTARQLYEEPANLFVAGFIGSPPMNFVPGRVKGGQIDTPFGTVAATGPRLARVTDHELVIIGLRPEHFEDAELVAPEKRARGRTFSAEVDVTEWLGAQLYAYVPYDAAPEITKQLEELERELDSEQMRTQLVVALDVNSRVGSGSTAELWFDPERMHVFDAASGENLTLATPPRTA from the coding sequence ATGGCCGCGATCAGCATGCGCAACATCGTCAAGAGGTACGGCGACGGCTACCAGGCCGTCGACAACGTGAGCCTGGACATCGCCGACGGCGAGTTCGTCATCCTGGTCGGCCCGTCCGGCTGTGGCAAGTCGACCCTGCTCCGCATGATCGTCGGCCTGGAGGACATCACCTCCGGCGACATGATGATCGGCGACGTGCGGGTGAACCAGAAGGCGCCCCGGGACCGGAACCTCGCCATGGTGTTCCAGAACTACGCGCTCTACCCGCACCTGACCGTCTTCGAGAACATCGCCTTCCCGATGCGCCTGAAGAACACTCCGGACTCCGAGGTCAGGGAACGCGTGCAGAAGGCCGCCGACCTGCTGCAGCTCGGCGAGCACCTGGACCGCAAGCCGGCCAACCTGTCCGGCGGGCAGCGGCAGCGGGTGGCGATGGGCCGGGCCATCGTCCGCGACGCCGACGCGTTCCTCTTCGACGAGCCGCTGTCGAACCTGGACGCCAAACTGCGCGGGCAGATGCGCACCGAGATCGCCCGGATGCAGAAGCGTCTCGGCACCACCACGGTCTACGTCACCCACGACCAGACCGAGGCGATGACCCTCGGCGACCGGATCGCGGTGCTGCGCCGCGGCGTGCTGCAGCAGGTCGGCACCGCACGGCAGCTCTACGAGGAGCCGGCCAACCTGTTCGTGGCCGGGTTCATCGGATCGCCGCCGATGAACTTCGTGCCCGGCCGGGTCAAGGGCGGGCAGATCGACACACCGTTCGGCACGGTCGCCGCGACCGGGCCGCGGCTGGCCCGGGTCACCGACCACGAGCTGGTCATCATCGGCCTGCGGCCGGAACACTTCGAGGACGCCGAGCTGGTCGCCCCGGAGAAACGGGCGCGCGGCCGGACCTTCTCCGCCGAGGTCGACGTGACCGAGTGGCTGGGCGCGCAGCTGTACGCCTACGTCCCCTACGACGCCGCGCCGGAGATCACCAAGCAGCTGGAGGAGCTGGAGCGCGAACTCGACAGCGAGCAGATGCGCACCCAGCTCGTCGTCGCCCTGGACGTGAACAGCCGGGTCGGCTCCGGCTCCACCGCCGAGCTGTGGTTCGACCCGGAGCGGATGCACGTCTTCGACGCCGCCTCCGGCGAGAACCTCACGCTGGCCACACCGCCCAGGACCGCCTGA
- a CDS encoding SRPBCC domain-containing protein, which translates to MSDNVRPLRRPPIRQQTIVRSDRAHTFEVFVRDIGAWWPARPHSLGQEKVTGVTFERELGGRVFETWADGTQVDWGEVITWQPPERFAMTWTILPAVTEVELSFTELGPALTRVALEHRGWERLTEEQLAAATSVSGGYSAGWKSILELFKQTVEGA; encoded by the coding sequence GTGTCCGACAACGTTCGTCCCCTGAGGCGCCCGCCGATCCGCCAGCAGACCATCGTGCGCAGCGACCGGGCGCACACCTTCGAGGTGTTCGTCCGCGACATCGGCGCGTGGTGGCCGGCCCGCCCGCACTCGCTCGGGCAGGAGAAGGTCACCGGGGTCACCTTCGAGCGGGAGCTCGGCGGCCGGGTCTTCGAGACCTGGGCGGACGGCACCCAGGTGGACTGGGGTGAGGTGATCACCTGGCAGCCGCCGGAGCGGTTCGCGATGACCTGGACGATCCTGCCCGCGGTCACCGAGGTGGAACTGTCCTTCACCGAGCTGGGCCCGGCGTTGACCCGGGTCGCCCTGGAACACCGCGGCTGGGAGCGGCTCACCGAGGAGCAGCTGGCCGCCGCCACGTCGGTCAGCGGGGGCTACTCGGCCGGCTGGAAATCCATTCTGGAACTCTTCAAGCAGACTGTGGAAGGAGCCTGA
- a CDS encoding carbohydrate ABC transporter permease, whose protein sequence is MADRKVSNWWTVWGVLILLWALFPLLWMVSLSFKDPATFRSAEPTFFPQVWVWDNYRTVFTDSLFTSALRNSVGIALIATFLAVIVAMFAAYAIARMEFPGKKFLLSMALAIAMFPQAALVGPLFNMWRNLGIYDTWLGLIIPYLTFALPLSIWTMSAFFRQIPWEMEQAAQVDGATAWQAFRKVIVPLAAPGVFTTAILTFFFCWNEFLLAISLTSTDRARTVPAALSFFTGASQFQSPITYIMAASVVVTIPVVILVLIFQRRIMAGLTAGAVKG, encoded by the coding sequence ATGGCCGACCGCAAAGTCAGCAACTGGTGGACCGTCTGGGGCGTGCTGATCCTGCTCTGGGCGCTGTTCCCGCTGCTCTGGATGGTGTCGCTGTCGTTCAAGGACCCGGCCACCTTCCGCAGCGCGGAGCCGACCTTCTTCCCGCAGGTCTGGGTCTGGGACAACTACAGGACGGTCTTCACCGACTCGCTGTTCACCAGCGCGCTGCGCAACTCGGTGGGCATCGCGCTGATCGCCACGTTCCTCGCCGTGATCGTCGCGATGTTCGCCGCCTACGCGATCGCCCGGATGGAGTTCCCCGGCAAGAAGTTCCTGCTCTCGATGGCCCTGGCGATCGCCATGTTCCCGCAGGCCGCGCTGGTCGGGCCGCTCTTCAACATGTGGCGCAACCTGGGCATCTACGACACCTGGCTGGGGCTGATCATCCCGTACCTGACCTTCGCGCTGCCGCTGTCGATCTGGACCATGTCGGCGTTCTTCCGGCAGATCCCATGGGAGATGGAGCAGGCCGCGCAGGTCGACGGGGCCACCGCCTGGCAGGCGTTCCGCAAGGTGATCGTGCCGCTGGCCGCGCCGGGCGTGTTCACCACCGCGATCCTGACCTTCTTCTTCTGCTGGAACGAGTTCCTGCTGGCGATCTCGCTGACCTCGACCGACCGGGCCCGCACGGTACCGGCCGCGCTGTCGTTCTTCACCGGCGCCTCGCAGTTCCAGTCGCCGATCACGTACATCATGGCCGCCTCCGTGGTGGTGACCATTCCCGTGGTGATCCTCGTGCTGATCTTCCAGCGCCGGATCATGGCCGGTCTCACCGCCGGCGCCGTCAAGGGCTGA
- a CDS encoding GNAT family N-acetyltransferase yields MAELILPAVELHAAFLECADEWGPGRHEDGFGIRPGDDVRSPDGFAAWVGRMVRLTHGAGQPCPEEKHCSPRWIVEDGRILGGIVLRHKFDDDFGQIGYGIRPSARRRGLAGWALGEMLLEARAVLGIDRVLIPCLADNIASARTIESRGGVLEEIRHFDDFAVRRYWITLTAHSPTPG; encoded by the coding sequence ATGGCTGAGCTGATCCTGCCGGCGGTCGAGCTGCACGCCGCCTTCCTGGAGTGCGCCGACGAGTGGGGGCCCGGGCGGCACGAGGACGGCTTCGGCATCCGCCCCGGCGACGATGTGCGGTCGCCCGACGGCTTCGCGGCCTGGGTGGGGCGGATGGTCCGGCTGACGCACGGGGCGGGGCAGCCGTGCCCGGAGGAGAAACACTGCTCGCCCCGATGGATCGTCGAGGACGGGAGGATCCTCGGCGGCATCGTGCTGCGCCACAAGTTCGACGACGACTTCGGCCAGATCGGCTACGGCATCCGCCCGTCCGCCCGCCGCCGCGGCCTGGCCGGCTGGGCGCTCGGCGAGATGCTGCTGGAGGCCCGAGCGGTGCTGGGCATCGACCGAGTCCTGATCCCGTGCCTGGCCGACAACATCGCGTCGGCGCGCACCATCGAGAGCCGCGGCGGAGTCCTGGAGGAGATCCGCCACTTCGACGACTTCGCCGTCCGGCGCTACTGGATCACCCTGACCGCGCACAGCCCGACACCCGGGTAA
- a CDS encoding ArsR/SmtB family transcription factor: protein MSWVGEDESQVDDALRALAEPRRRAILRLVAADELAAGEIAAAFDVTRTAISQHLTVLKDAGLVSERRAGTRRFYRARPEGLAGLRDFLDEMWSDALDVGRRLVEAERAGGAPEAPADVA, encoded by the coding sequence GTGAGCTGGGTGGGCGAGGACGAGTCGCAGGTGGACGACGCGCTGCGGGCGCTGGCCGAGCCGCGCCGGCGGGCGATCCTGCGCCTGGTCGCCGCCGACGAGCTGGCGGCCGGGGAGATCGCCGCCGCGTTCGACGTGACCCGGACCGCGATCAGCCAGCACCTGACCGTGCTGAAGGACGCCGGCCTGGTCAGCGAGCGGCGGGCCGGCACCCGGCGGTTCTACCGGGCGCGGCCGGAGGGCCTGGCCGGCCTGCGCGACTTCCTCGACGAGATGTGGAGTGACGCCCTCGACGTGGGGCGACGCCTGGTCGAGGCGGAGCGGGCCGGCGGCGCGCCGGAAGCCCCCGCGGACGTGGCCTGA
- a CDS encoding MFS transporter, translating into MANDLLTRPLMVRSVSILGASIGFWLPLSVVPLFAKESGSAGLATVALLLATVLGELLTPRLAARLGYRWSLGLGLTLLGAPTALLIVSSGTATIVAVSVVRGIGFAICVVAGGALTAEMIPAERRGEGLALIGMVGGVSGLIALPAGVWAADRWGFSAVFAATAVLTLAALVSLPGLPHTTAAWEPGTRLRLHPALRRPAAVFAFATAAVGVLVTFLPLAVAGSPAWVASAALLAQPSAATAFRWIAGRLGDRTGSQRLLVPGVLLTAAGMAGLAWTGSPAAVIGGALVFGAGFGLLQNATLALMYDRAPAGAALTVSAIWNIAYDLGMAGGALIAGFVISGVGYPLTFLLTAVAMLPALALCPARPASPPETAALPALGWATEVSQGR; encoded by the coding sequence ATGGCGAATGACCTGCTCACCCGGCCCCTGATGGTGCGGTCCGTGTCGATCCTCGGCGCGTCGATCGGATTCTGGCTGCCGCTGTCCGTGGTGCCGCTGTTCGCGAAGGAGTCCGGGTCGGCCGGGCTGGCCACCGTCGCGCTGCTGCTCGCCACCGTGCTGGGTGAGCTGCTGACCCCGCGGCTGGCCGCGCGTCTCGGGTACCGGTGGTCGCTCGGCCTCGGGCTCACCCTGCTCGGCGCGCCGACCGCGCTGCTGATCGTCAGCTCCGGCACGGCCACGATCGTCGCGGTCAGCGTCGTACGCGGCATCGGCTTCGCGATCTGCGTGGTCGCCGGCGGCGCCCTGACCGCCGAGATGATCCCGGCCGAGCGGCGCGGCGAGGGCCTGGCGCTGATCGGCATGGTCGGCGGGGTGTCCGGGCTGATCGCGCTGCCCGCGGGCGTGTGGGCGGCGGACCGCTGGGGATTCTCGGCGGTGTTCGCGGCCACCGCGGTGCTGACCCTGGCCGCGCTGGTGTCGCTGCCGGGACTGCCGCACACCACCGCGGCCTGGGAACCGGGCACCCGGCTGCGGCTGCACCCGGCGCTGCGCCGGCCGGCGGCGGTCTTCGCGTTCGCCACCGCCGCCGTCGGGGTGCTGGTCACCTTCCTGCCGCTGGCCGTCGCCGGCAGCCCGGCCTGGGTGGCGTCGGCCGCGCTGCTCGCCCAGCCGTCGGCGGCGACCGCGTTCCGCTGGATCGCCGGGCGGCTCGGCGACCGCACCGGCTCGCAGCGCCTGCTGGTGCCCGGCGTGCTGCTGACCGCCGCCGGGATGGCCGGCCTGGCCTGGACCGGCAGCCCGGCCGCGGTGATCGGCGGGGCGCTGGTCTTCGGCGCCGGCTTCGGCCTGCTGCAGAACGCGACGCTGGCCCTGATGTACGACCGCGCCCCGGCCGGCGCGGCCCTCACCGTCAGCGCGATCTGGAACATCGCCTACGACCTCGGGATGGCCGGCGGCGCGCTGATCGCCGGCTTCGTGATCAGCGGGGTCGGGTATCCGCTGACGTTCCTGCTCACCGCCGTCGCGATGCTGCCCGCGCTCGCCCTCTGCCCCGCGCGACCCGCGTCACCCCCGGAAACTGCCGCGCTCCCGGCACTCGGCTGGGCCACAGAGGTGTCTCAGGGCCGCTGA
- a CDS encoding SAM-dependent methyltransferase, translating into MPASVSPRIRTLVDALPLRPHLRVLEIGCGPGAAARTVAARLGTGHILAIDRSAAAVAQAVAGAPEAIAAGRLSVRRVAAEDFALEPGEQPFDLVFAIRVGGLDGRHPETGRRILQRLAAATTPDARLFIDGGDPLRELPIPRP; encoded by the coding sequence ATGCCGGCATCGGTGTCGCCCCGCATCCGCACTCTCGTCGACGCTCTTCCGCTCCGGCCGCACCTGCGCGTCCTGGAGATCGGCTGTGGACCCGGGGCCGCTGCCCGGACCGTGGCGGCTCGTCTCGGCACCGGGCACATCCTGGCCATCGACCGGTCCGCCGCCGCCGTCGCGCAAGCCGTGGCCGGTGCCCCGGAGGCCATCGCGGCGGGCCGGCTCAGCGTCCGCCGGGTCGCCGCCGAGGATTTCGCCCTGGAGCCCGGCGAGCAGCCCTTCGACCTCGTGTTCGCCATCCGGGTCGGCGGCCTGGACGGGCGGCACCCGGAGACCGGCCGGCGCATCCTCCAGCGGCTGGCCGCCGCGACGACACCCGACGCCCGCCTGTTCATCGACGGCGGCGATCCACTGCGCGAGCTGCCCATCCCGCGCCCGTGA
- a CDS encoding carbohydrate ABC transporter permease — protein sequence MAVMVEAPAPQTAEVTDRARHERRLGLMLSAPSFLVMVFVTAYPLIYAVVLSLYNYRLTDPEGREFVGLGNYATVLTDPVWWTDFSTTFLITVFSVAVELVLGFAFAFVMYRILRGRSIVRTAILIPYGIVTVVSAYIWRYAFQLDAGFVNQWFGLGDYNFFGQRWSALFVIILSEIWKTTPFISLLLLAGLVQVPEELQEAARVDGATAWQRLKRVTLPNMKAAIMVALLFRTLDAWRIFDNPFIMTAGANKTETLSFLAYRQNVTLVNLGAGSAVSVLLFLTVVVIAFIFVKGFRTDLSQVRGDR from the coding sequence ATGGCAGTGATGGTCGAGGCGCCCGCGCCGCAGACCGCCGAGGTCACCGACCGGGCACGGCACGAGCGGCGGCTGGGGCTGATGCTCTCCGCGCCGTCCTTCCTGGTGATGGTGTTCGTGACCGCCTATCCGCTGATCTACGCGGTGGTGCTGTCGCTCTACAACTACCGGCTCACCGACCCGGAGGGGCGCGAGTTCGTCGGGCTGGGCAACTACGCCACGGTGCTGACCGACCCGGTGTGGTGGACCGACTTCTCCACCACCTTCCTGATCACCGTGTTCAGCGTGGCGGTCGAGCTGGTGCTGGGCTTCGCCTTCGCGTTCGTGATGTACCGGATCCTGCGCGGCCGGTCGATCGTGCGGACCGCGATCCTGATCCCGTACGGGATCGTCACGGTCGTCTCCGCCTACATCTGGCGGTACGCGTTCCAGCTGGACGCCGGCTTCGTCAACCAGTGGTTCGGGCTCGGCGACTACAACTTCTTCGGCCAGCGCTGGTCGGCGCTGTTCGTGATCATCCTCTCCGAGATCTGGAAGACCACCCCGTTCATCTCACTGCTGCTGCTGGCCGGCCTGGTGCAGGTGCCGGAGGAGTTGCAGGAGGCGGCCCGGGTGGACGGCGCCACCGCCTGGCAGCGGCTCAAGCGGGTGACGCTGCCGAACATGAAGGCCGCCATCATGGTGGCGCTGCTGTTCCGCACGCTCGACGCGTGGCGGATCTTCGACAACCCGTTCATCATGACCGCCGGCGCGAACAAGACCGAGACGCTGTCCTTCCTGGCCTACCGGCAGAACGTGACGCTGGTGAACCTGGGGGCCGGCTCCGCCGTCTCGGTGCTGCTGTTCCTGACCGTCGTGGTGATCGCGTTCATCTTCGTCAAAGGCTTCCGGACCGACCTGTCCCAAGTGCGAGGTGATCGGTGA
- a CDS encoding extracellular solute-binding protein encodes MLSGARSGRRRLAAFAALTLSVSLLTACGDDSGPPTLTWYINPDNGGQGRLAEQCAASSNGAYQVDVQVLPNDASQQREQLVRRLAAQDSSIDLMSLDPPFVAEFANAGFLRPFDPGDVATFTTGVLKGPLTTAYWKDQLVAAPFWANTQLLWYRKSVVQAAGVDPGAAGFTWDAMIKAAEGQNKVVGVQANRYEGYMVWINALVVSAGGEIVGNVEAGKDATPEIASPAGDEAARIVGGLARSPAAPPAMPNAIEEDARSSFQGSRGAFMVNWPYVYNAAKEDVASGGISQSVVDDIGWARYPRVTADRPSRPPLGGINLAVGNFTKHPDQAVALVKCVTSLPNNIAYMLDAGNPAARGAAYDDPKVREAFPMADIIRTSINDAGPRPITPYYNDVSTSVQLTWHPPGEVEAPATPKETATFMSDVLQGKRLL; translated from the coding sequence GTGCTGAGCGGAGCGCGATCCGGAAGAAGGCGCCTGGCCGCCTTCGCCGCCCTGACGCTGTCGGTCTCGCTGCTCACCGCGTGCGGTGACGACAGCGGGCCGCCGACCCTGACCTGGTACATCAATCCGGACAACGGCGGGCAGGGGCGGCTCGCCGAGCAGTGCGCGGCGTCGTCGAACGGCGCCTACCAGGTCGATGTGCAGGTGCTGCCGAACGACGCCTCGCAGCAGCGCGAACAGCTGGTGCGGCGGCTCGCGGCGCAGGACAGCTCGATCGACCTGATGAGCCTCGACCCGCCGTTCGTGGCCGAGTTCGCCAACGCCGGGTTCCTCCGGCCGTTCGACCCCGGCGACGTGGCGACCTTCACCACCGGGGTGCTGAAGGGCCCGCTGACCACCGCGTACTGGAAGGATCAGCTGGTCGCGGCACCGTTCTGGGCGAACACCCAGCTGCTCTGGTACCGCAAGTCGGTGGTCCAGGCGGCCGGCGTCGATCCGGGCGCGGCCGGGTTCACCTGGGACGCGATGATCAAGGCAGCCGAGGGACAGAACAAGGTCGTCGGCGTCCAGGCCAACCGGTACGAGGGCTACATGGTCTGGATCAACGCGCTGGTCGTCTCGGCCGGCGGCGAGATCGTCGGCAACGTCGAGGCCGGCAAGGACGCCACCCCGGAGATCGCCTCGCCGGCCGGGGACGAGGCGGCCCGGATCGTCGGCGGCCTGGCCCGCTCCCCCGCCGCGCCGCCGGCGATGCCGAACGCGATCGAGGAGGACGCCCGCTCGTCGTTCCAGGGCAGCCGGGGCGCCTTCATGGTCAACTGGCCGTACGTCTACAACGCCGCCAAGGAGGACGTGGCCAGCGGCGGCATCAGCCAGTCGGTGGTCGACGACATCGGCTGGGCGCGGTACCCGCGGGTCACCGCGGACCGCCCGAGCCGTCCGCCGCTGGGCGGGATCAACCTGGCCGTCGGCAACTTCACCAAGCACCCGGATCAGGCGGTCGCCCTGGTCAAGTGCGTGACGTCGCTGCCCAACAACATCGCCTACATGCTCGACGCGGGCAACCCGGCGGCCCGGGGCGCCGCCTACGACGACCCGAAGGTGCGCGAGGCGTTCCCGATGGCCGACATCATCCGGACGTCGATCAACGACGCCGGTCCGCGGCCGATCACCCCGTACTACAACGACGTGTCCACCTCGGTGCAGCTCACCTGGCACCCGCCGGGCGAGGTGGAGGCGCCCGCCACCCCGAAGGAGACCGCGACCTTCATGTCCGACGTGCTGCAGGGCAAGCGACTTCTGTGA
- a CDS encoding VOC family protein, whose translation MGRPVAFFEIISGDAVRAQGFYSELFGWATADQGDGYALVDTQAGDGAIGGGIGPARGPGEAGVKIYVQVEDLEKALERATALGGATLVEPTPLPGDYGRFAVFADPDGNPVGLWG comes from the coding sequence GTGGGCCGTCCGGTGGCGTTTTTCGAGATCATCAGTGGCGACGCGGTGCGGGCGCAGGGGTTCTACAGCGAGTTGTTCGGGTGGGCGACGGCCGATCAGGGCGACGGCTACGCGCTGGTCGACACCCAGGCGGGGGACGGGGCGATCGGCGGCGGGATCGGCCCGGCGCGGGGGCCCGGCGAGGCGGGTGTGAAGATCTACGTGCAGGTGGAGGACCTGGAGAAGGCGTTGGAGCGGGCGACCGCGCTGGGCGGCGCCACCCTGGTCGAGCCGACGCCGCTGCCGGGTGACTATGGTCGGTTCGCGGTGTTCGCCGATCCGGACGGCAACCCGGTCGGTCTGTGGGGCTGA
- the pdxR gene encoding MocR-like pyridoxine biosynthesis transcription factor PdxR, protein MRVEWAGSGPELLVTIDRDSTTGLRSQLEEQLRTAIRGGRLTAGEPLPSSRELARALGLSRGLVQDCYAQLQAEGYLTSRPGSATRVAAAAARPTAPPPVPVPPPVSRHPVADFAHGVPDLGMVPREAWAWAVREVCRSAPDADFDYGDAAGHPRLRQVLASYLSRVRAVAAGPDDLIVCTGMRQSLHLVVETLSAAGSGALAVEHPGSAMPGMATVPIPVDDDGLDVAALRRTELTAVVVSPAHQWPTGVVLTGPRRLDLIAWARERDGIIVEDDYDAEFRYDRDPVGSLQGLAPDHVVSLGTVSKSLAPALRLGWIIAPPRLRPALAEAKWLADRGSPAIDQLALALLIESGRYDRHLRRVRAEYAARRETLVAALARHAPQLPVTGLAAGFHAILHLPPGADETAVVEAAARRGVGLYGMGHPPARLILGFGNTSRSEIETGIAAIADLLA, encoded by the coding sequence ATGCGTGTGGAGTGGGCCGGTTCCGGTCCGGAGCTGCTGGTGACCATCGATCGGGACAGCACCACCGGCCTGCGCAGCCAGCTGGAGGAGCAGTTGCGCACCGCGATCCGCGGTGGCCGGCTCACCGCCGGCGAGCCGTTGCCGTCCTCCCGGGAGCTGGCCCGCGCCCTCGGCCTGTCCCGCGGCCTGGTCCAGGACTGCTACGCCCAGTTGCAGGCCGAGGGCTATCTGACCAGCCGTCCCGGCTCGGCGACCCGGGTGGCGGCCGCCGCGGCCCGGCCCACCGCGCCGCCGCCCGTGCCGGTCCCGCCGCCGGTCAGCCGGCACCCGGTCGCCGACTTCGCGCACGGCGTTCCGGACCTCGGCATGGTGCCCCGGGAGGCGTGGGCGTGGGCGGTTCGGGAGGTGTGCCGCAGCGCCCCGGACGCCGACTTCGACTACGGCGACGCGGCCGGGCACCCCCGGCTGCGCCAGGTGCTGGCGTCCTACTTGTCCCGGGTCCGCGCGGTCGCCGCCGGCCCGGACGACCTGATCGTCTGCACCGGCATGCGGCAGTCCCTGCACCTGGTGGTGGAGACGCTGAGCGCGGCCGGGTCCGGCGCGCTGGCCGTGGAGCACCCGGGCAGCGCGATGCCGGGGATGGCCACCGTGCCGATCCCAGTCGACGACGACGGCTTGGACGTGGCCGCGCTGCGCCGCACCGAGCTGACCGCGGTCGTCGTCAGCCCGGCCCACCAGTGGCCGACCGGGGTGGTGCTCACCGGCCCGCGCCGCCTCGACCTGATCGCCTGGGCCCGGGAGCGCGACGGGATCATCGTCGAGGACGACTACGACGCCGAGTTCCGCTACGACCGCGACCCGGTCGGCTCGTTGCAGGGCCTGGCCCCGGACCACGTGGTCTCGCTCGGCACGGTCAGCAAGTCCCTCGCTCCGGCGCTGCGGCTGGGCTGGATCATCGCCCCGCCCCGGCTGCGCCCGGCTCTGGCCGAGGCGAAGTGGCTGGCCGACCGGGGCAGCCCGGCCATCGACCAGCTCGCCCTGGCCCTGCTGATCGAGTCCGGCCGCTACGACCGTCACCTGCGCCGGGTCCGCGCCGAGTACGCGGCCCGCCGGGAGACCCTGGTCGCGGCGCTGGCCCGGCACGCCCCGCAGCTGCCGGTCACCGGGCTGGCGGCCGGCTTCCACGCGATCCTGCACCTGCCGCCCGGCGCCGACGAGACCGCCGTGGTCGAGGCGGCCGCCCGGCGGGGCGTCGGCCTGTACGGCATGGGGCACCCGCCGGCCCGACTGATCCTCGGCTTCGGCAACACCTCCCGTAGTGAGATCGAGACCGGCATCGCCGCGATCGCTGACCTGCTGGCCTAG